A genomic stretch from Harpia harpyja isolate bHarHar1 unplaced genomic scaffold, bHarHar1 primary haplotype scaffold_79, whole genome shotgun sequence includes:
- the LOC128138646 gene encoding LOW QUALITY PROTEIN: proline-rich protein 22-like (The sequence of the model RefSeq protein was modified relative to this genomic sequence to represent the inferred CDS: substituted 1 base at 1 genomic stop codon) gives PFPSPGGAGEALGGGAEHREPPHSFRGDAKESLAANSQKGPWRGHQCSSHCLGPGAPQRPSFFSHLCSPEPSTLEAGTDPNPCSPGTLLGARAEVTTGHCSCLSLSGSANLCHLPAQEQPFPAAWAPLAGGAPQAPQAPPAGLQRAPCGCLFDPRVFRIQWTTTDLPPPATATLGQGAASLPGAALWGPGGCGAPLAWAAPGTPQGQPQYLAPYENLRSGVAPAPLELPVSIPGYQHIEGQLAQINISSTATPVGAPPGSDVPLGSSVPPRPCAAAHNQALGDTAGDLAVSEEMLLEEALRLFGCSLDGVGVSQDGPSSGPMPGDPAGTSGEGRGMAPAPPALPTPIPGYEDIEGPLAKINTCGMATPAGAPPGSDVPPGELAASEKVALQEALVLFDCSLDGVGVSQHAPSRSSMPEDAGGAGAATPNCDFSSLSLPEELLTPDYCIPELSDIMLSLKISNVIGMEPQEPWQDAGMDLPPSPPAVADKPRKRQAQSSLPMPPSKRRALAANVGVXGGA, from the exons ccctttccctccccaggaggagctggggaggctctTGGGGGTGGGGCGGAACACAGGGAGCCCCCGCATTCCTTCCGGGGAGACGCCAAAGAGTCCTTAGCAGCCaacagccagaagggaccatggCGCGGCCACCaatgcagctcccactgcctgggCCCTGGGGCCCCCCAGCGCCCCAGCTTTTTCAGCCATTTGTGCTCCCCGGAACCTTCTACCCTCGAGGCAGGGACCGACCccaacccctgcagcccagggacgctCTTGGGGGCAAGAGCAGAGGTGACCACCGGCCATtgctcctgtctctctctctcaggctCAGCCAACCTGTGCCATCTGCCCGCGCaggagcagcccttccctgcagcctgggcacccctggcAGGGGGGGCACCCCAGGCCCCCCAGGCACCACCAGCAG GTCTGCAGAGGGCTCCATGTGGCTGCCTCTTCGACCCCCGGGTCTTCCGCATCCAGTGGACAACCACCGACCTGCCTCCACCGGCCACCGCCACGCTCGGCCAAGGCGCCGCTTCTCTGCCGGGTGCTGCCCTGTGGGgtcccgggggctgcggggcccccctggcctgggcagccccagggaccccccagggccAACCACAATACCTTGCACCCTACGAAAATCTGAGGAGTGGGGTGGCCCCAGCCCCTCTGGAGCTGCCAGTGTCCATCCCCGGCTACCAGCACATCGAGGGGCAGTTGGCACAGATCAACATCTCCAGCACGGCCACCCCTGTGGGGGCACCCCCAGGCAGCGACGTCCCCCTGGGCAGCAGTGTCCCCCCCAGGCCCTGCGCTGCCGCCCACAACCAAGCCCTCGGGGACACTGCAGGTGACCTTGCAGTGTCCGAGGAGATGCTCCTGGAAGAGGCCCTAAGGCTCTTCGGTTGCTCCCTGGATGGAGTGGGGGTCAGCCAGGATGGTCCCAGCAGCGGCCCCATGCCTGGGGACCCTGCTGGCACcagtggagaggggagagggatggccccagcccccccagcgCTGCCAACACCCATCCCCGGCTACGAGGACATCGAGGGGCCATTGGCCAAGATCAACACCTGCGGCATGGCCACCCCTGCGGGGGCACCCCCAGGCAGCGACGTCCCCCCAG GTGAACTTGCAGCGTCTGAGAAAGTGGCTCTCCAAGAGGCCCTAGTGCTCTTTGATTGCTCCCTGGATGGGGTGGGGGTCAgccagcatgctcccagcaggAGCTCCATGCCCGAGGACGCTGGCGGCGCCGGCGCAGCCACCCCCAACTGCGACTTCAGCTCGCTCTCGCTGCCTGAGGAGCTGCTCACCCCTGACTACTGCATCCCCGAGCTCAGCGACATCATGCTGAGCCTCAAAATATCCAACGTCATCGGGATGGAGCCCCAGGAGCCGTGGCAGGATGCCGGGATGGACCTGCCACCATCCCCACCTGCCGTGGCAGACAAGCCGAGGAAGAGGCAGGCGCAGAGCTCCTTGCCAATGCCACCCAGCAAGCGCAGGGCTCTCGCAGCCAAcgtgggggtgtgagggggggcTTAG